The Hemicordylus capensis ecotype Gifberg chromosome 6, rHemCap1.1.pri, whole genome shotgun sequence genome window below encodes:
- the SLC7A8 gene encoding large neutral amino acids transporter small subunit 2 isoform X3, whose translation MMLSANRSQPSSTPLCSTDSDISVLLTWVNCASVRWATRVQDVFTAGKLLALGLIIIMGIVQICKGEYFWLEPKHAFEFFQTPDVGLVALAFLQGSFAYGGWNFLNYVTEELVDPYKNLPRAIFISIPLVTFVYVFANVAYVTAMSPQELLASNAVAVTFGEKLLGVMAWIMPISVALSTFGGVNGSLFTSSRLFFAGAREGHLPSVLAMIHVRRCTPIPALLFTCLSTLLMLVTSDIYTLINYVGFINYLFYGVTVAGQVVLRWQEPHRSRPIKVSLFFPIIYLLFWAFLLVFSLWSEPVVCGIGLAIMLTGVPVYFLGVHWEHKPPAFHSFVDAVTRAGQKLCVVVYPQMDAGGEPAKTPNLSKDTKEQLELMCATDDLNSPEN comes from the exons ATGATGTTGAGTGCTAACAGAAGCCAGCCTTCCTCAACCCCCTTATGCTCCACGGACTCAGATATTTCGG TGCTGCTGACTTGGGTGAACTGTGCCAGTGTGCGCTGGGCCACACGTGTCCAGGATGTCTTCACGGCAGGAAAACTGCTGGCGCTGGGACTTATCATCATCATGGGAATTGTGCAGATTTGCAAAG GGGAATACTTCTGGCTGGAGCCAAAGCATGCCTTTGAGTTCTTCCAGACACCAGATGTGGGGCTGGTGGCCCTGGCCTTCTTACAGGGCTCCTTTGCCTATGGGGGCTGGAACTTCCTCAACTACGTCACAGAGGAGCTGGTCGACCCTTACAA GAACCTGCCACGGGCCATCTTCATCTCCATTCCCCTGGTCACCTTTGTCTACGTCTTCGCCAATGTGGCCTATGTCACTGCCATGTCACCCCAAGAGTTGCTAGCCTCCAACGCTGTTGCAGTG acattTGGGGAGAAACTGTTGGGGGTCATGGCCTGGATCATGCCCATCTCTGTTGCCCTCTCCACCTTCGGAGGAGTCAATGGATCCCTCTTCACTTCCTCCAG ACTCTTTTTCGCTGGAGCCCGGGAGGGCCACCTCCCCAGCGTCCTGGCCATGATCCACGTGCGACGCTGCACTCCCATCCCTGCCCTGCTCTTCACT TGCCTTTCAACACTGCTTATGCTGGTGACGAGTGATATTTACACCCTGATCAACTACGTGGGTTTCATCAACTACCTCTTCTACGGAGTGACTGTGGCTGGGCAGGTTGTACTACGCTGGCAGGAACCTCACCGGTCCCGTCCCATCAAG gtgAGCCTGTTCTTCCCCATCATTTACCTGCTGTTCTGGGCCTTCCTGCTGGTGTTCAGCCTGTGGTCGGAACCCGTGGTGTGTGGCATTGGCCTGGCCATCATGCTGACGGGCGTGCCTGTCTACTTCCTGGGGGTGCACTGGGAGCACAAGCCCCCTGCCTTCCACTCTTTCGTGG ATGCTGTGACTCGAGCAGGGCAGAAGCTTTGCGTGGTCGTGTACCCCCAGATGGATGCCGGCGGAGAGCCTGCAAAGACACCAAACCTCAGCAAAGACACCAAAGAGCAGCTGGAGCTGATGTGTGCGACGGACGACCTCAACAGCCCTGAGAACTGA